In Phoenix dactylifera cultivar Barhee BC4 unplaced genomic scaffold, palm_55x_up_171113_PBpolish2nd_filt_p 001985F, whole genome shotgun sequence, a genomic segment contains:
- the LOC120109286 gene encoding protein RST1-like produces the protein MESYYAPLLEKTRVPQPSFQRLAVVSIFQKLRAAPTPLGLDSGPGHHALSHCLHSPSAAVADQAVRELCLLVRDGHLTASAGLVELQSGLEGCDPRFATVFIKGIGFLVRFAFKSDPSWGRRFDPVELHPFVKVLSCQAEVQAELIQQVMLFIAQNKSVGMEDVSRFLRPFLTYSVLRKQSSSFARDLISSIASLSCSFLSEAACIMKLLTGCLKYFPCSNEEDFKYLIACAEYLVDAFMVLLKKIISTKMVFSVHPVVSQVFVSNKHLITFSLWTCIFSGVVAYLSVQILRSTHQSFV, from the exons ATGGAGTCCTATTACGCTCCTCTTCTCGAGAAAACCCGTGTCCCGCAGCCCTCCTTCCAGCGCCTGGCGGTTGTCTCCATCTTCCAGAAGCTTCGCGCGGCCCCTACTCCCCTCGGCCTGGACTCCGGGCCTGGCCACCATGCCCTCTCCCACTGCCTCCACTCCCCTTCCGCCGCCGTCGCCGACCAGGCCGTCCGGGAGCTTTGCCTCCTCGTCCGCGACGGCCACCTCACTGCCTCCGCCGGCCTCGTCGAGCTCCAGTCCGGCCTCGAAGGCTGCGATCCACGGTTCGCCACCGTCTTCATCAAGGGGATCGGCTTCTTGGTCCGCTTCGCGTTCAAGAGCGATCCCTCGTGGGGCCGCCGCTTCGATCCCGTCGAGCTCCATCCCTTCGTcaag GTTCTTTCATGTCAGGCAGAGGTGCAGGCAGAGCTCATACAGCAAGTTATGTTGTTCATCGCACAGAATAAGTCCGTTGGGATGGAGGACGTCTCGAGGTTCTTGAGGCCATTTCTCACATACTCTGTTCTACGAAAACAATCCTCATCTTTTGCGAGGGATTTGATATCGTCGATCGCATCATTGTCTTGCTCGTTTCTGTCTGAAGCTGCTTGCATTATGAAGCTTCTCACAGGATGCCTAAAATACTTCCCCTGCAGTAATGAAGAG GATTTTAAGTACCTCATTGCTTGTGCTGAGTATTTGGTGGATGCATTCATGGTGCTCTTGAAGAAAATAATTTCTACTAAAATGGTATTTTCTGTGCACCCTGTAGTTAGTCAGGTCTTTgtttctaacaagcacctaaTTACTTTCTCATTATGGACATGTATATTTTCTGGCGTTGTAGCATATCTTTCTGTCCAAATCCTAAGAAGCACTCATCAAAGTTTCGTGTAA